One part of the Mycobacterium marinum genome encodes these proteins:
- a CDS encoding LLM class flavin-dependent oxidoreductase: MKVNIGLGAHNSLDWERVLAEDYDRPPSTADWECVQATLALGDLAEPLGFDGIWLPEHCGTPYGMTPNPIQALSYFAGRTERVNLGTFVAVAPWWHPIRLAHQMAYLDIISNGRYTTLGIGRGVSKGEFAAVGVPREESRQRFNETLDILALAFSGKRFAYEGEIFTVPEMSLRPEPLSSDLFARIYSSSSTAESLEILARRGMVPLFVGNKPIEDAGREVQQVNTFRQEEGLPPCQPKNVMFMYCTANAEQAAESEEWIWTANRDVTVHYGFADASNFKGVKGYEAYAAREASATAVLASSVTGDAKGGPPKTPGYHASNLLIGTPEEIYHRITAAQAACSFCELTIVVQFGTMPYEQAMASTRLFAQEVLPAVHRMDAPLHPAALPANALA; the protein is encoded by the coding sequence ATGAAGGTCAACATCGGACTTGGCGCCCACAATTCACTGGACTGGGAGCGGGTGCTCGCCGAGGACTACGATCGCCCGCCCAGCACTGCGGACTGGGAATGCGTCCAGGCCACGCTCGCGCTCGGAGACCTGGCCGAACCACTGGGCTTCGACGGCATCTGGTTGCCCGAGCACTGCGGCACACCGTATGGCATGACGCCCAACCCGATTCAGGCGCTGAGCTACTTCGCCGGAAGAACCGAGCGGGTCAATCTCGGCACGTTCGTGGCCGTGGCGCCCTGGTGGCATCCCATCCGGCTGGCTCACCAGATGGCCTACCTGGACATCATCTCCAACGGGAGATACACGACGCTTGGCATCGGGCGCGGGGTGTCCAAGGGGGAGTTCGCCGCGGTCGGCGTACCGCGTGAAGAAAGCCGGCAGCGGTTCAACGAAACCCTGGACATCCTCGCCCTGGCCTTCAGCGGAAAGCGGTTCGCCTATGAGGGCGAAATCTTCACCGTTCCAGAGATGTCGCTTCGCCCCGAACCCCTCAGCTCCGACCTCTTCGCGCGGATCTACAGCTCATCGTCTACCGCGGAATCCCTGGAGATCCTCGCCCGCCGCGGCATGGTCCCGCTGTTCGTGGGCAACAAGCCGATCGAGGATGCCGGGCGAGAGGTGCAGCAAGTGAACACCTTCCGTCAGGAGGAAGGACTGCCGCCGTGCCAGCCGAAGAATGTCATGTTCATGTACTGCACGGCCAACGCCGAGCAGGCCGCCGAATCCGAGGAGTGGATCTGGACGGCCAACCGCGATGTCACCGTGCACTACGGATTCGCCGACGCCTCGAACTTCAAGGGGGTCAAGGGCTATGAGGCCTATGCCGCACGTGAGGCCAGTGCGACTGCGGTGCTGGCCTCGTCGGTGACCGGTGACGCCAAGGGCGGTCCCCCTAAAACCCCCGGCTATCACGCATCGAACCTGCTCATCGGGACGCCGGAGGAGATCTACCACCGAATCACCGCCGCCCAGGCGGCGTGCTCGTTCTGCGAGCTGACCATCGTTGTGCAATTCGGCACCATGCCCTACGAGCAGGCGATGGCCAGCACTCGGCTGTTCGCCCAAGAGGTGCTACCCGCGGTGCACCGGATGGACGCACCGCTACACCCCGCGGCGCTGCCGGCCAACGCCCTGGCGTGA